Within the Xanthocytophaga agilis genome, the region AAAATCCACCTTTCATACTAAAAGCAGATTCGAGGTCTTTATATCCCAAAGCAACTACCTGTTTTAATGTACCTTCTACATCTTTGTCAATTACAGACATCAGAGTATATAGCTGAATGCCAACAGAATGCATTGGCTTAGCAAAAAGTTGATCAGAATAGGAAAAGGCCAGGCCTCCCATAACCAATGAGGCTGACTGCTTCAGGAAATCTCTGCGGTGTGACATATAAACAAAACAAAGGTGGTGGAAAAGGGTGAACGTAGACGTGTACAAGAAGACAAATCCTCGAATGCGTCTATCTAACACAATGATAAGGATCTTGATGCAAAAAACCTACAACATGGTATTTTTTCGACTAAAACTTGTACATTTTACTATAAACCTTCACTACCAGTACAACCTGATTTTACTATTTATCCGCAGTTTGACGCTTTTGAGCTTTTTCCTGAGCCGTTTTGATCTTCTTCAGATAAAATACTGCTTCCTGTTCCTTTACAGGCCGGATTAAACTCTCTGAAGTATCTATAGCAGAAGGAACATACTCCAGGTAATTGATTTTGGTTACATCAGGAAGAAAAGAATAACATGGATTCTGTTGTCCCTCTACACATACATTTAGCTCCGACAATAAGTCCTCCCAGTTGATTTCTTCATATGAATCAACAGATAAGGTTAAAGGAACTACATCTGAAGCGTTGCGTAACTGAATAGTAACAGGTTTCTCATCAGAGTCCTTTCCTTTTTTGTAGTAAATCAATACTTTGGCAACAGCACCAGAGGTGGCATGTGAAACCGTTCGTGACTGATATTTATTAGCTTTCCAGTAGCCAACCTTTCCAGTCATGATATCAAGTTGATAGGTTTCTTTTTTACGTGGTACAGAAGCTTGTATTAGTATACTGGTTCCAGTTCCTACGAGAACACCTGATATACCACCTCCTGTAGGTACATAAACAGGTCGTTCTGGTTCATATCCATCAAAGAAAAATGCGCTTCCCTGCTGCCGGAGAGGAAAATAATCTTTATCATAGTAAATATAGATCTGATTTCCATCTGAAAATCCCCATATTCGCCTCAGAATCTTATGTTTGCCATTTTCTTTTATAAGATAAGGAGTTACTTTGTCTGCTCCTTCCCAATCCACCCCTCTTCTGGGTTCACGCTCCATTCCTATGGGTTGTGTATTATCGGGTTTATTGTTACAAAAGTCTTCAAAAGAATAATAAAGTCCTTGCTCAGGAGCAGTCACCTGCAATATAGGCAGATCCAGCAGACTCTTCTCAAATACAACAGGTGCAACCAACTGTTCTTCTGTAATAGATTGTGCCAGGGGAAGCATTTCTTTCCAGGAGCTTTTGGCAAACTTTATTATACACTCACTCAATGCAGCAGCAAGGGTTGTGGCATGAACTGTACTCACATTTGCTCCACTTTTTCTGATCAGTGCCGATGTTTGCAGAACCAAATACAATGAATCTTTCTGTTTGACTACAAAATCAATTACGACAGCGGCAGTAGCCTTCTGCAAATCAACTCCGTCTTTTTCTGTAACAGATAACTGATTTAATCTGATTATTACAGGTAAATATCCCTGTTTAGCGGGTAAATTACTATTAAAAAATTCTTGCACCTGCTCTGCCGCTCCGTTCTGTAACACTACTGGTATTTTAGTCTTTGTAACACCACGCTGTACAATACCTATATTTGTTTTGTCAGAACGGGTATCTACTACACGCACAATGTAAAAAGGTGTTTCCAGGAATGGGTCATCGCCCATCTCCAGTTTTTCTCTTCTTAAATCAACCTTAACTACATCCTGTGCCCACAAAGGCATAGTTGTAAACAGAAAAAAAACGATTGGTAAAATTCGTATTCTAAACATTTTGTTAATCGACGGAAGTTAGTTAGTACTTTATACACTATTATTTACCCAGGTCACCAGCCATAGCTTTTTGACTGACAGATAGTTTTATTTCTGATTACGTTCTTGAGTCACTTTTATCTTTTTCAGAGAAAATTCTGCTTCTGATTCTTTCACAGGCCGGATAATGATATCATCATCCTGAGTTGCAGAAGGCAGGTATTCCAGATAATTTGTCTTTGTTGCATCGGGAGAAAATGTATAACAAGGATTAGCCCGTCCATTTACACACACAGTCACTTCAGAGGACAGATCTCCCCAGATGACTTCCTGATACTGATCAGCAGACAGTTTCACCGAAACAGTATCTGTGGCACTATTCAACTGAATGGTTACAGATGTTGTACTCCCTTTTCCTTTCTTGTAATAAAGGAGCAGTTTGGTAACAGTATTTGCAGAAGATTGGGTACTTGTCTTGGCTTGATGGCTTGCTACATCCCAGGCTTTTATGTCTCCTGTCTTTATGTCAAGCTGATACGTTTGTCTTGAGCTTTTGGAAAGAGAACCCGCCAGAATTGCTGCAGTTGATGCTACTACAGCTCCTGCAACAACACCTGTAATAACAGCTTCAGCCACACCGGAAGCCGGAGGGGTAACTATATACACATTGTTCGGAAGTGGCACAAACCCATCAAATACAAATGTATTACCTTTTTGTACCAGTGGAAAATAGTCTTCATTATAGTAAATATACGCTTGGCTGCCATCCGAAAATCCCCATACATTTTTAAGCTTGTTCTGACTTCCATCGGATTGAATCAGATAAGGAATAACCCGATCTATACCTTCCCAGCTCTTGCCCTTTCGCGGTTTAATATCCAACATAAATTGCGCCGAATTATCAGGACTATTTTCCAAAAAATCTCTTAAAGACAGATAAATCCCTCTTTTTGGAGCAGCACCCATAAAAACAGGCAGATCGGGCAACTCAGGCTTTAGAGGAGTATTGGTTAGCAGTTGTTCTGATGTTAGGACTGAACCTATATAAAGAGATTCTTTCCATGGACTCTTTGCAAACTTTATCATACACTTACTCAATGCGTCTGCGATATTGTCATCATGGAAACCTGTAACATCCATACCATCCCGTTTGACAGAAGAAGAAATTTGAAATAGCAGGAACAAAGAATCGTTTCGGGAAACAATAAAATCTAATTCAGCAAATGCTGTAGCTGTTTCCATTGTAGCTGTCCTTTTCTCCGCAATAACCAATTGATTTACTTTCACAATAACAGGCGTATATCCCTGTTTAGCAGAGAGTCCACGATTAAAGAAATCCTGTAACTGTGATTCAAGACTCCCAACAAAAGAGGCAGGCGCATTTCTATTAAGCACTCCACGTTGCACAGTCCCGACAGTTTCTTTATCGGAACGAGCATCTACAACTCTGGCAATGTAAAAGGTTTTGTTCAGGAATGTACTGGAACCTAAATCCAGCTTTTTTCTGTGTAAGTTGATCAATAAAGAATCCTGTGCATAAAGGGAAAATACAGAGAAAAACAGTAAGGTAGCTTGAAGAACTTGTTTACGTATCATTTTTAAAAATACCAGAGCAGAGTGTTTGTGGTGTTATATAGTTTACAAAGATTCTACAAAAACAATGTCAGTTAGTAGTAAGAATACATAAAAAATAAACACACAGAAAAAATCTCTTTGTATGACCTAATAATTAACCTATTTATTCTATTGATAATTAGTTATTTATCTGGTTATATGCTCCCCAAAAATCTTATCAGCCATAAAACAAAATCTCCCTTATCCTGAACAAGTCAGATATAAGGGAGAAATAGTAGTGGTAATTATATTGTACTTAGCTTAGCTTTAGCTCTTCTACGATGCTTGCCACTTTGCCTTTCAGCTTTTCAAAAACGGCATCAAAGTCTTCTTTGTTTTCCAGTGGCTCATTAACAGACACATAAAACTTAATTTTGGGCTCTGTCCCTGAAGGGCGTGCAGATACTTTGGTACCATCAGCAGTGATAAATTGCAGTACATCTGATTTTTCCAACTCAGTTGGTTTGGTAGTTCCATTTATCAGATCGCGATCCTGTCCGAGTTCATAATCCAGCAGGCGTACCAATGAAGAACCTGCTACTGTTTTAGGAGGGTTGTTGCGCATATTGTTCATCATCTGCTTAATTTCCTCAGCTCCGGATTGACCTTTCTTAGTCAAAGAAATCAATGTTTCATAGTAAAAGCCATATTTGGCATACATCTCACGCATCATGTCAAACAAGCTAATGCCTTTATCTTTGGCATAAGCTACTAGTTCAGCAATGATCGCACAGGATGCAATGGCATCTTTATCACGAACAGCATCTCCTACCAGATATCCGTAGCTTTCTTCTCCACCTGCGATAAATTTCTTCTCTCCTTCGTATGCTTTAATTTTTGCGGCAATGTATTTAAATCCAGTCAGCACGTTTGGACATTCTACCCCATAGTCAGCAGCCATCTTATCAATCAGATCAGTGGTTACGATGGTTTTGGCAACAAACTCTTTTCCGGTAATCTTACCAGCCTGTTTCCATGCCTGTAACAGATAGTAGATGATCAGGCTACCTGTCTGGTTGCCATTCAGCAACTGCCATTTGCCATGGTGGTTCTTTACCCCAATTCCAACACGGTCACTATCCGGATCGGTAGCCAGTATAAGATCCGCATCCAGTTCAGCAGCCTTCTTCAACGCCAGGCTCATTGCCTCATGCTCTTCCGGGTTGGGGTATACTACAGTTGGGAAAGTACCATCTGGTTTTGCCTGTTCTTCTATTACATGTACATTGGTAAAACCCATCAGCTCCAGCACCTGTGGCACTTGCGTAATACCTGTTCCATGAATAGGTGTGAAGACAATCTTCATGGCTTTTTGCCGTTGAATCACATCCGGAAACACCACATTACCCAAGATCATTTTCCGGTATTTTTCATCCAGTTCAGGTCCGATTTTCACGATAAGATCCGGATTTCCGGCAAACTTCACTTCATCTACAGACTTGATTTTCTGTACTTCACCGATGATATTCTTATCATGTGGAGCAATTACCTGTCCTCCATCATTCCAGTAAGCTTTATAACCATTGTATTCTTTCGGATTGTGTGAAGCTGTAATCACTACACCTGAATGGCAGTTCAGTTCACGAACGGCAAAGGATAACTCAGGAGTAGGACGCAATTCCGGAAAGAGAAATACTTTGATGCCATTGGCAGAAAATACATCCGCAGTAATCTGAGCAAAGGTATCACTCTTGATACGACTGTCATGGGCAATAGCTACACGGATTTCTTCGTTAGGATAGGTCTGCTTCAGGTAATTTGCCAATCCCTGTGTAGCCATTCCGACTGTATACTGATTCATCCGGTTGGTTCCGATACCAATAGTACCCCGCAATCCACCTGTACCAAACTCCAGATCCTTATAAAATGCATCATTCAATTCCGCATCATTATTGTCAGTCAGAAGTTTATTCAGGTATGCTTTGGTATCAGCATCATAATTACCACTAAGCCATGTGTCGATTTTCTGGCGGATAGCTGTTTCCATTTTAAATAAATAAAGGTTAATAAATAGTCTCAGTATATAATGTACATTTCCTCAGTCGTAAAATAATCCTGCCAGATGTATCTGATACACCTATATAGATTATTTTGATCCCTTTCTGCGAATATGCAATGATTTTTTTAATATCGAAAAAGCCTGCTATGAAGAAAAAGAAAACTGTATGTTAATACGTAAAAGTAAAGACAGTAAACACATTTTCTTACAATTTTCCCTTTTCCACTCTTGTAATGAAGGCATAGAGCGCTCTGCAAGGTAGTACGATTTGCGTTATCACTCCCTGAACCTCAGCTTTCTCAATGCGTACACAACTACGAGACATCAAAATTCTGATATCTCAGTTACATGATCAGTATTCCGATATTTTGAAAAATTGACCATTATTCAAATAGTTGTACAAAATGACCGGAGTTTAGGTCAACTACAAAAGTGACTTAAACTCTGGTCAAATCAAATGTTGATTAGCAGATTGACAAGCGTGTTGTCTGTGTAAGCCTGACCATAATTCCGATATTTTTTCAGATGCAATCAAATTAACTAACTCTCACATGAGGAGTGAATTTATAGCAGTGGAGCAGTGAAAATCTATTTAAAGCTCTGATAAAATCAAGTTTGTTTAACAGGCAAGATAATGACAAACTCAGCACCCTCACCTAACTGACTATGCGCATCAATAAGCCCGTTGTGCTTTTCGATAATTTTTTTGCAAAGCGCCAAACCAATGCCTGTACCTTCGTATTCATCTGTACCATGTAGCCTCTGAAACAGTGTAAATATTTTGTCTTTGTAGGCTTCATCAAAGCCTATACCATTATCTTTGACAATGATGCGTACAAAACCACCCTCTTTCTGTGATGGACTACTGAATCTCTTCTCACTGATCACTGTTGAATGAATAGTAATTGATGGCACTACGTCTGGTTTTGAAAACTTGAGTGCGTTACTGATCAGATTCTGGAACAATTGCCGGATCAGACCGGGAATTGCTTCAATCATCGGGAAATGGCTAATCGAGAAGGTGGCGTCTTTCTCACGAATCACAATCTCAAGATCATCCAGAATTTCCGTAATGATAGTATTCAGGTTAAGCATCTCAAAGAAAGACCCGTCTGACACTTTCGAATAACTAAGCAGATCATTTACCAGCTTGGTCATACGGGAAGCAGACTGTATAATCTTATCTGCAAAGATAGTGGCCCCATCCATTTCCTGAAGATACTTATTCTTCAACAGGTTACCATACAGGTGTATTTTGCGGATAGGCTCTTTCAAGTCATGTGAAGCTACTGATGCAAACTGTTGCAGGTCATTGTTACTGCTTCTGAGAGCCACATTCAGCTTTTTAAGTTCTATTGTACGTTCCAGCACCTTCTGCTCCATAACTTCCGAAATCCTTTTCTGCTGATCAATATCAGTAGCACTACCTACCCAGGAATAAATCACACGGTTGGTGATCTGAGCACGTGCCCGTAACAGATGCCACTTATATTCATGGCTGGCATTACGAATTTTAATCTCAACCTCGAAGTCATGTGTAGACCGCAGAGCTGCCAGCCAGATCTTTTTTAGTTTGAGCAAATCGGCTGGGTCAACAAAACGTTTCCAGCTATAGTCCGCTGCTTCTGTAGCAGATTCACCTGTAAACAGTTCGAAGTTTTTATTGATAAATGTGATCTTTCCATCCGGACTGGCAGTCCATACGATCAGCGGAACAGATTCTGCCAGAAACTGCCGTTGTTCTATGT harbors:
- a CDS encoding phospho-sugar mutase, yielding METAIRQKIDTWLSGNYDADTKAYLNKLLTDNNDAELNDAFYKDLEFGTGGLRGTIGIGTNRMNQYTVGMATQGLANYLKQTYPNEEIRVAIAHDSRIKSDTFAQITADVFSANGIKVFLFPELRPTPELSFAVRELNCHSGVVITASHNPKEYNGYKAYWNDGGQVIAPHDKNIIGEVQKIKSVDEVKFAGNPDLIVKIGPELDEKYRKMILGNVVFPDVIQRQKAMKIVFTPIHGTGITQVPQVLELMGFTNVHVIEEQAKPDGTFPTVVYPNPEEHEAMSLALKKAAELDADLILATDPDSDRVGIGVKNHHGKWQLLNGNQTGSLIIYYLLQAWKQAGKITGKEFVAKTIVTTDLIDKMAADYGVECPNVLTGFKYIAAKIKAYEGEKKFIAGGEESYGYLVGDAVRDKDAIASCAIIAELVAYAKDKGISLFDMMREMYAKYGFYYETLISLTKKGQSGAEEIKQMMNNMRNNPPKTVAGSSLVRLLDYELGQDRDLINGTTKPTELEKSDVLQFITADGTKVSARPSGTEPKIKFYVSVNEPLENKEDFDAVFEKLKGKVASIVEELKLS